From Arachis hypogaea cultivar Tifrunner chromosome 3, arahy.Tifrunner.gnm2.J5K5, whole genome shotgun sequence:
ACTTAATAGGTAGATTTATACGAAGTTTGTCTTTGAAAAGTTTAAATCATATTTTAACTTTCCAATTCATATACATCTAAAAGTTTAAGTGAATGTAGTTATtctaaatttgatttaataatatatatttcataCAGGTAGTTACTTTTTTGTACAGATTAAAAACAAAATACTATTATCCAAATCTCTTTTCACATATTTACTGCCTTCATCTAGTAATCTTTCTCAAGGTCTTTGTTGTTACCAAGTTTTATATTCTTTCAATTCCTGATTCCTTTTACTCCTCTCAATTCCCAACAAGGCAGAAAGCAACCTCTACCAAGCGCCCCTTGGAAGTGATGAATGAAATAAATATCAAAACATAAATTGAGAAAGAGATAGTGTATGTTAATTTGTTGCACCGCGTAGTCATCTATTCATTTCAGTTGTCAATTGTTATTCCACGGGTTCGGTTGCTCGTCAGGAGTAGGTGTTGGTCGGGTGTTGGGTTGAGAGTAATTAGAGGTGTGAGGTACGCGAGCTTTACAACAAAGAGTGCGGCCACATTTGTTGGTGGGTCGGCGGATAAAGTCATCTCCAATAATATTCCGATATTAAAATAAGTATTCGTATATGATGTGATTAATTATGATAAGAGTTGATATATTTTGGAAGAGGTGTAAGTTCTTATCGGATCTAATGAGTATTTGGATTGTGGTTGGTTAAATTGTAGTTTGaataaaaatgattttataaaattgattttagatagataattacttaaaaatacataatattaaattataatgttatttttttatgcatgtataattttttttatacttttttatatgttttttatatagtatatttttaatacttttagtactcttttttaataCGTTAtaacttttaactattattattatttatggttaattttttgtttaatttattttatctaatagaatcaataaattctattataaaaagataataataaatagaatacacaaaaattataactataaaaatatataatgtcaaataaaaaattaataaaaaaagtaaataataaataataaaaaaaagtttatatagAGAGAAATAATACGAAttctataaataatacaataacatgtataaaggataaagttggtaaaagaaaaataaatgttgAAGGTAGTGGCTAAAAGCACGTTagtgtaatggagaagctagaaaTTATTGCTTCTTCTAAACCTGGTTTTATGAACATAATCACCTCTGCGTTTGTAGagaaaaaaatttgccaaacaaaaaattgaagctttcaagaaattgtaacatattttttttcttgaaacgTGTTTACTAAACACACCCCTAGTCTGTCATATAGTTATTTGGTTTGAGCTTGACTTATAGCCTATTATAAGTTTTTTATAAAGTACTAGATCTGGTCTGTTATTCAGTCTGATCTGGCCTGTTAAAAggtctgataattttttttataaaaataaaaatattatttaaaaaaattattctttaataaaatatttatatgtaatgtgtcatatttaatatttacaaaaattgtaatcttttaaagtatttaaaatatacaaaaatatttataataaaatataataaatttaaaatatttcataattttgttaataataaaaaaatatttatatatttaattatattttaacagatCTCACAGACCAATAAGACTAATtagtgagtttggttctaatCTATTAACATATTAAGATATTTAATAAAACCTGTCTGTACCTCTTTTATAAGAGGCTAGACTCTAGTAGGCTATTTAGTCTTTTTCCATCCTTAAGTATGACGCGGGTTATTTTTGAGGTAAATTCTAGCCTATCCTTCCTATAATAACATGTAATTTACCCTCTGTGACATGTCATCTTTTAATTGGTTGCTATGTTAACTATGGTTAAATtattagtaattaaattatagctCAAAGTGGGTGATTATGTAATTAAATACCTCCAAATTTAATTTCAATGCCATCCAGAAATCccatatcatcatcaccatcactatcatcatcataatcatcattttcatcttctttttcgtCTTCCCCTTTTACACTATCATCATAAAAAGCCATCATAATCGATTTCACGTTCTTAAATTTTAAGAGTAAACTTAGTCTCACCGGGCTAGGTTCACAAAACAAAAGCAGTTTTTATAACTAAACACAAAGAACACAAAACACAGAACACGACCTTACTTGAACAGGATCTGTTCTATAGGCTCGTACATCTGTATCCTTGAGTTCTAAGAAGACAGGAACCAAAGTCTGGCGGATGAACTATGACCGTGAGGTCAGAGTGTGATTAATTGTTCCAAAGCGCATGCCATCTGAACGGTGGAGGATCGTTCGCGCTACAACTTTGTGGTCGAGATGGTCTCACGGTGTTCTAACAGGCTCAAATTTTTTTTCCCTAGccatttaattagttattttctCTAAATACTTATTTCCTGGTTCATCAAAATATGAAACACCCAATGAgttgattttttctttcaatttcagagagaaatgggaccggGGTAAATTGAATTTCtacacaataataaaaatataactttattttttaatgtttatagaaattatatatttatccctcttataaaaatatttaattacaaaattacccTACTTTAGTTAACATATTAACTCTTATTGAGTTAAATtaactcaaactaaaactaaGCATCCAATTAAAGCATGTCATGTTACCAGGGGTAATTTACATGTTGAAATAGAGGGAGTTGGGTAGAACTCACCTATTTTTGACTCGTACTGATCGATAATCTGCTAAATAGAGCTTCGATCCTTATTGAATTGGACCAAAACACTATAGTTCTTCATAAactattttaagttttaacatcTTCATGAGCAATTATCTTAAATTAGTTATGTCTAATTGTTTCTAATAACcataacatttttaaaataaatatacttttatcaaaatattctaagctttatatttttttcctttccaaaaaaaaaaaaattaaaaccactTCTCATTCAACCTTAATTTAATTAAACTGCATATTTTTAAAACCTtatatttactaaattatttactTCTAGTTATCTAAACGTTGTGCCTATAAATTTATGAGAAAAACCACCCATTCTTGCACCTCAACACAACTTAGAATCAAGCTCCTTCAACCACCATGATGTACTTCCTAGATTACTTTGCTTTATTTGCAGCCATCATCTCATTCTTTTCCATCCACATTTGGAGGATCAATAGAAACTTACCTATCCCAAATTTGCCCTTATTTGGAATGCTACCAgccattttatataatagttccAATATTCATGAATACGCGACCACAGCTTTGAGATACTATGGAGGTACTTTTAAGGTTAGAGGACCCTTGTTCACAAACATCAACTTTTACGTCACTAGTGATCCTATGAACGTGTACCACATTACAAGTAAGAACTTTGCCAACTACGGCAAAGGTTCTGAGTTTCATGAGATCTTTGAAATTCTTGGAGATGGAATCTTTAATGCTGATTCAGACAAGTGGAAGTACCAGAGGTGCATATTACAAACATTGTTTAAGCAAAATATCTTTGAGAACTTTGTTAAAAAGGTCATTCATAAGAAATTAGAATGTTACCTACTTCCACTTCTGAATGACATTTCAGAATCAAGAACTATTGTGGACTTGCAAGACATCTTTCAAAGGTTCACTTTCGACAGTATTTGCTCCATGGTGTTGGCATTTGATCCCAATTGCCTTCCTAACAAGCTCACTCAATTCCCTGAGGTTGCTGTTGAGAAAGCTTTCAACAAAATGGAGGATACAATTTTCTATAGACATCTGGTCCCAAGATGGTTCTGGAAGTTGCAGAGATGGCTCCAAATTGGACATGAGAAGGACTCCATTGCTATCCTTCGAATTGTCGAGCAATTCTTCCATGATCATATATCAACCAGTCGGGAAGAGAAAAGTAGATTCAACTACACCAAAGATGATGAATCAAACTTTGACATGCTTAAAgctcttgtggaggaaagtggaATGGAACAGGTAGATCACAAGTTTCTAAGAGACATTGCAGTTAATCTCTTAGCAGCTGGAAGGGACACAATAAGTGCAAGTCTATGCTGGTTTTTCTGGCTTGTTTCAACTCACCCTAATGTTGAAACCAAAATCCTTGTAGAAATCAGATCAAACTTCAAAACTAATGAAGAAAATTGGCTCATTTCAGGGGTGGAAGACCTTGACAAGCTAGTTTACTTGCATGGAGTTATATGTGAAGCTATGAGGCTTTTCCCTCCTGTGCCATTTGAGCACAAATGTGCCATCAAATCTGATATACTTCCTAGTGGAGATCGTGTTGATGCAAATACTATTGTGTATTACTCCATTTACTCAATGGGAAGGATGGAACAAATATGGGGAAAAGATTGCTTGGAATTTAAGCCAGAAAGGTGGATTTCGGAAAAAGGAATCAATATACAGGTACCATCATACAAGTTCATGGCTTTTAATGGAGGCCCAAGAAGTTGTTTGGGGAAAAATATAAGCTTTATCCAGTTGAAGATCATTGCCATTGCTTTGCTGTGGAACTTTCATTTCCAAGTGGTGGAAGGGAATTCCGTGTGTCCAAGTGTTTCCATTGTGCTACACATGAAGCATGGGTTGCAAGTCAAGGTTACAAAAAGAGGCCATTGATGGAGTATGAATTGATTTTCTTGATTCTTGGTTGCTGTGTTGTGTTGTTTCTTTGTTTGTGATGGCTACTTCCCatgttttattgtttttctatttgtgGTCGCTAGATGCAACTAGTGTGACCACTTAATAAGACTTGTTTATCTAAAATGTTAGGTGTGtactaaaaattagttattaaattaataatatatattcgtatataaatacatgtgatATTAACTTTATTTTTGATGTATATGTAACATAATTCTCTATTTATTGATGATAAAAATAGGGAAAAAAATGGTGTTAGCATTGAACAGATAATAGTACTGAAGTAGATAGTACTGAAGTAGATCCAGGTCAAGCCTCTGGTGGAAGATTTAATGACCATAGCAGAACAGATATTTTTCTTATCTGTTAAGATCAATGGAAAAAATTTGCTTATTTTTGAAAGTTTGCTCAAGGAATCTAAATATGTAAACCGGTTTCGTCATCATACTCATACTGTCATTATTCATATATTGGAGGAATCTAAAATGTAACCCCTCAATGCAAAGTTAAAAAGAGATTTTATATTCCGGTTAacgattaaattaatttttgaaagatgGACTGTTTTTTAAAATCATCtctaaaaagattttattaatcagattagttttttaaatattataaataaattatttttatctttctgtcactcttttaataatttttgttaataattaataaagtcAAATGTTAATTAATAGCAtgcataatatttaattaaatattaactaaatatatttataaaaaactattaatttagtcaatttcgtaattatataaattctaatTCTAATGTAATCTAACACTAAAATAAtagattttcataaacatatttatTCAGTGTCTAATTGCACATGTTAGGTGTCATAGATGGTGTCAAGTTAACATTCTATATTTCTATATCATCAATTGTTGATAAACATTGTTAATGAAACAactgaagaataaaaataattaatttataatttttaaaagactaatttaattgataaatttttttaagaacaaAATCTTTCATTCACTATTTTGACTATTAATCCTTCAATATTTGCTCTACTATAGagcattcaaaatattttcatgtGCATGTATGCAGCATGTCAAAGACCGTGAGTACAAGAAGAGGCAAGAAAAATCCGACGGACAGTATGAACCAAAATAGCATTTTCCAACTAACAGTGAACCAGGTACTATTCTTGATTCCTCTTGCAAGAACAGAATACCGCCTAGCTAGTTTTCTTCATGGGAAACTCTTATGTGGTTCTACTTAGAAATTACCCATGAGTTCACTAGACAAAGTCAAGATTGCAATGTTGTAGAAGTATTGGTTCCCTTGAATTAAATATACCACATTATAGCAACTAATCGTATTAACTCTATAATTTACTCACAATTCTTTAATTGTATAATTTATGAATACTTAAAACACAATCTCACAAGTCTATCTATTTGCTCCATAGTGTTGGCATTTGGTCCTAATTGAGTTCCCAACAAGCTCACTCAATTTCCTGAGGTTGCTATTGAGAAAGCTTTCAACAAAATGGAGAATTCTATCCTCCAAATATGGTTATGGAAATTGCAAAGATGGCTCCAAATTGGACCTGAGATCATCCAATGTTTCCCTACAAATTTTCGAGCAATTCTTGCATGATCATGTATTATCCAGTGCAGTCTATGTTGGTTTTTCTGGCTTGTTTTAACACACCCTAATGTTGACACCAAGATCCTTGAAGAAATCAGAGTGAACTTTAAAATTGACAAAGAAGATTTGCTCATTTTAGGGGTGGAAGACCTTAACAAGCTAATTTACTTACATGGAAATCATGTTCCGTCAAGTGTTCCATCAAATCTTATACACTTGGTAGTGGAGATCATGTTAACGCAAATACTATGGTGTATTACTCCATATACTCAATGGGAAGAATGGAACAAATATGGGGAAAAGATTGCTTGGAATTTAAGCCTGAAAAGTGGATTTTGAATAAAGGAATGTACCATCGTACAAGTTCATAACTTTTAATTAATGCAGGCCCCAGATCTTGTTTGGGCTAAAAAAATAAGCCTTATCCAGTTGAAGAGTGGAACTTTCACTTCCAAGTGGTGGAAGGACATTCTGTGTGTCCAACTGTTTCTATTGTGCTACACATGAAGCATGGGTTGCAAGTTAAGGTTACTAAAAGAGACAATTGATTTGACGGAGTATATATAGAACCTTTCTAGGGtaaagtttttctttttttcttttttttttttaagtttgttaaaagttttaaaaatattttaaattttattttgttttaattttattcgaaaatttttttatttgtactcTTGATAgataaatttttagtttaattattctattagtttttatagttttaccaaatttataattatattcttatacttttttctttcaattggatTTTTatattgcttttaattttataattaagtttttttgtgaaaaaatattagaattaaatgAATAGTTCTTTACAAATTAAAGGTATTCATAATTAACAATCTAATTAAATCTTTGAACGCATGTATTTTGTGAGAAATATTTcgttattttaacatttttacatgaaaatgacctaattataaaataaaaaatagtgtagggaccaattgaaaagaaaaaagtataagaacctaactgaaattttagtaaaactatagagactaatagagtaattaaactataaatttttaaaaaaattaaaactaattcaaTAATAATGTATGATAACTATATATGTCTGATTTGTTTGTGTTAAagattattcttataaaattattattgaattggtcataattttttttaaaaaataattgttagaAGTAAATTGGATATAAATTGAAGATttttaagacaaaattaaaataaaataaaattttaaaatattttaaattttgtattaaacttcaaaaataaaaaatatagtttatccaactttttatcattaattttcttAATTGTTGGTTATTGTGTTGTGTTGTCTTTTAATATCTACTTCACATGGAATTAGTTTGTCCTCTCAATAAGATTTatttattaatgataaaaatgatcataaaaaaattaaaaatccacacgcagttattaatatttattattatataaaaatttaaaaattattaaataatttaataaatttaattaaattattatttaataatttttaattattaaattcacaaaaaaataatttttttactaacaaaaaatgaaaaagaaaaaaaagataagatgataATTATATCTGATTTATTTGTATTAAagattattcttataaaattattattgaattggtcataaattttttaaaaaattaattgttaaaagTAAATTGGATACAAATTGAagatttctaaaataaaattaaaatagaataaaattttaaaatattttaaaatttattgataaattttaaaaataaaaaatataatttacccaactttttatcattaattttcttaattattggTTGTTGTATTGTGTTATCTTTTAATATTTACTTCACATGAAATTAATATGATctctcaataaaatttatttattgatgataaaaataatcataaaaaattaaaaatttacctacagttattaatatttattattatataaaattaatatttaaaaattaataaataatttaataaatttaattaaattattatctaatagtttttaattattaaattcacataaaaataatttaggcAAGTCTTTactaacaaaaaatgaaaaaggaaaaaaagcaaAAGGTAAGATGGTGGTAGGCTGGTAGCACTTAAACTATTAGATTTTAagttaaggataaaattaaaatattatagttatttattAATGGTTCGAGAtgaatgattttaaaaatttttactttttaaaaaattagatatttttatacttttaaattaattttttttttgaaatagaaaACCATAAACCTATTTGTCATTTATTAAATCATCggcaaataatttaattaatcaatAAGAACTTtgtcaattaatcaaaatttttaacataaatttgaataataattaaaataataaaaaatattaatcataaGAATTAATAATActccttcgattttttttaaattaaaagtgaGACTTAAATTCGCaactttaaataaatataaaaaagattatACTATTTGAATATTCCTTTGATTTTTCACGTAGTATAAATGATCacataatttttgaaagaaaaagtttagggactagcaattttattgtattttagccAGCATGTAACTAGCAAAAAAAAGTGAGctattggataaaatctcacatTAATCTCATACCATCGAATCATCATTAATGACTAGTTAATGACTACCAATCACAAATATTGCTATCCCTAACATTGCTcttttttaaaatacataaaatgaAAATATTGCAATTTCCAATGAATCAATTGACAGTTGACAGTTAGTCAGGTAACGCCACTTCCTTCTCCTTCCGAATTCCCTGTACTCTGAACAGTTCCAATCAGCTTACGCTTCATTTGGGCATCGAAGCGGAACCCTAAAATTCTAAGGTATGGTGAAGCCAACGTTCTCTTTTTTCCTTGTCTCCGTGCAAATTTTACTTCTTACTAATTTGGAGTTTCTTCGCCCCTTCCGAAACCTATTTTAAATGTCAAACAACACTGTTCTGCGAAACCCTATTTCCCCCAAATTGAAGTTGTTAACATTATTTTGCTACTAATTCCACGGGTAAATCTTAATTTCACTGTAAATttgcttattttttgtttttcacaatCTTCAAAAACAAAATCACCATGCTTGCTGTGTGCTGGAAATTTTGGTTTATTCTGTGTCGGTGATTCAATTATTGTTCCTGCTTGATTGTAACCTAAAAATGCTTTCTCTCTTTGATAATAGGAATGCATACTTCTGTTGAGGGAATTAAACGTCAGTTACCGTCATGGATGGTGAAGAAGGTTGGTACCAATCATGTGAGTAACTCTGACAATGTTGGTGGAACTACTTGTTCTGTGGACAAAGGGGACGTAGCTACAGAGAATGGCGGAAATCGTAAAActcaaaaggaaaaggaaaatgcAGAGATAGATCACAACAGGGGAGCTTCAAAGAGGACATCAAACTTAAATGCAAAGGGTGAAgctaagagaaaaagaaaatcaagCCATGGTGATGGAAGCAGCGGTAGTACCATTCAAAAGAAGAACAATAAAGGAAATGGACCAATGGATCAAGCTCGTAAGTCGTCTAGAAAGAAATGCCGAAATTTAGAGGATCATAGACGTGATAGTACTGATGTAATTCCAGGTCAAGCATCTGATGATGAAAATGATCTGGAGTTGACGGTGGATGATTTAATGACCATAGCAGAACAGGTAATTTTCTTCTCTGTTAAGATTGATGGAGAAAATTTATGTGTTTTGAAAGTTTGCTCAAGTAATCTAAATAGAAATATGTTCACCATTTTTGTCATCATAATAGAGCATTCAAACTATTGTCATGTGCATGCAGTATGTCAAAGAACATGAATACAAGAAGAggcaagaaaaatccaatagacAGGGTGAATCAAAATCTCAAATTCCAACTAATAGTGAACCAGGCACTGCTCTTGATTCCTGTTGCAAGAACACAAAAACACCTAGTTCTTCAAGGGAAACTCTCTGTGGTTCCACTCGACCTGGTAAATTAATTACTACAAGCACTTTTCAACAAGCTAATCCTGCTAAAGAATTTCTGGAGATGTACTTTGGTTTCAAACCCCTCGAGAAGGAGGAAGAAAAGCAATCTGTTGTACATAACTTAGAATTTACCTATGAGTGCACTAGACAAAGTCAAGATGATCATGTTGGAGAAGAAGTTGTCCCC
This genomic window contains:
- the LOC112772004 gene encoding alkane hydroxylase MAH1-like, with the protein product MMYFLDYFALFAAIISFFSIHIWRINRNLPIPNLPLFGMLPAILYNSSNIHEYATTALRYYGGTFKVRGPLFTNINFYVTSDPMNVYHITSKNFANYGKGSEFHEIFEILGDGIFNADSDKWKYQRCILQTLFKQNIFENFVKKVIHKKLECYLLPLLNDISESRTIVDLQDIFQRFTFDSICSMVLAFDPNCLPNKLTQFPEVAVEKAFNKMEDTIFYRHLVPRWFWKLQRWLQIGHEKDSIAILRIVEQFFHDHISTSREEKSRFNYTKDDESNFDMLKALVEESGMEQVDHKFLRDIAVNLLAAGRDTISASLCWFFWLVSTHPNVETKILVEIRSNFKTNEENWLISGVEDLDKLVYLHGVICEAMRLFPPVPFEHKCAIKSDILPSGDRVDANTIVYYSIYSMGRMEQIWGKDCLEFKPERWISEKGINIQVPSYKFMAFNGGPRSCLGKNISFIQLKIIAIALLWNFHFQVVEGNSVCPSVSIVLHMKHGLQVKVTKRGH
- the LOC112789044 gene encoding uncharacterized protein; the encoded protein is MHTSVEGIKRQLPSWMVKKVGTNHVSNSDNVGGTTCSVDKGDVATENGGNRKTQKEKENAEIDHNRGASKRTSNLNAKGEAKRKRKSSHGDGSSGSTIQKKNNKGNGPMDQARKSSRKKCRNLEDHRRDSTDVIPGQASDDENDLELTVDDLMTIAEQYVKEHEYKKRQEKSNRQGESKSQIPTNSEPGTALDSCCKNTKTPSSSRETLCGSTRPGKLITTSTFQQANPAKEFLEMYFGFKPLEKEEEKQSVVHNLEFTYECTRQSQDDHVGEEVVPLTKKRSTLKDKVAMFLD